A genomic segment from Pediococcus acidilactici encodes:
- a CDS encoding NAD(P)H-dependent oxidoreductase — protein sequence MKTIIYVHPWEGSFNHAILENVKKKFDQKHEDYQVIDLYKDQFNPTFSAEELSMFNAGDTPYLKVKEYQKMIKDSSELVFIFPIWWFYLPGILKGFFDKVMLKKFAYQVDEQGTWTGLLTNIKKVTVITTASMTKEILKASGDPIQGLFINGTLGSVGITPDKVNWLHFGNVETASPEEHTAFLEKILD from the coding sequence ATGAAAACTATCATTTACGTACATCCCTGGGAAGGTAGTTTTAATCACGCAATTCTTGAAAATGTGAAAAAGAAATTTGACCAAAAACATGAGGATTACCAAGTAATCGATTTGTATAAGGATCAATTTAACCCTACTTTTTCCGCTGAAGAACTGAGCATGTTCAATGCTGGAGATACTCCTTATCTAAAGGTTAAAGAGTATCAAAAAATGATCAAAGATTCTTCAGAATTGGTCTTCATCTTCCCAATTTGGTGGTTCTACCTGCCAGGAATCTTAAAGGGCTTCTTTGACAAAGTAATGTTGAAAAAGTTTGCTTACCAAGTCGACGAGCAAGGCACCTGGACGGGACTCTTAACCAATATTAAGAAAGTAACCGTCATTACCACGGCTTCCATGACTAAGGAAATTTTAAAAGCTAGCGGTGATCCAATTCAAGGACTGTTTATTAACGGTACCCTAGGATCCGTTGGGATCACGCCTGATAAAGTTAACTGGCTGCATTTCGGAAACGTGGAAACTGCATCTCCAGAAGAACATACTGCGTTCTTAGAAAAAATACTTGATTAA
- the mgtA gene encoding magnesium-translocating P-type ATPase — translation MRNVGKTNLKPNYEKFAKASIRELFKDFDITTTGLNQTQVQKMRNRFGPNRLTDNAKKSILSAILGAYVTPFTIVLVCIGLASFTTDVVLAPPGERNYLGSGIIFGMVIISGTMTLIQSLRSTKAVEQLKTMIKSVTKVKRAHGTQKIPVDQVVCGDIVRLSVGDMVPADMRLIKSKDLLVSEASLTGESYPVEKNHLQSKKTVKSETDYENLVFMGSYVTNGQAEGLVIATGNQTLFGGIAHSASVTPTETNFDLGIRKTSYLFIKFTVIMTTVIFLINGLTKGDWLEALLFGLSVAVGLTPEMLPMIVTTNLVKGATKMAKSGTIIKNLKAIQNLGAIDVLCTDKTGTLTQNQFALNHYLNWQGTTDEETLKWAYLNSRYQTGFNNPLDQAVINAAIPEVKAQAANYQKIDEIPFDFERRRMTVILKDQAKQHYELVTKGAVEEMLEITSTVYAAGKLVPLTNDVKHKILRQVRQLNQAGLRVVAVAHKRLETAPNTCSVKDETNLSFIGILSFLDAPKPTAKQALSALKAKGITIKVLSGDNAIVTKAICQQVGLRITGIVSGENIGHLTDQKLGKVATENNVFVKLTPQNKRRIIKALRENKHTVGFLGDGINDVPAIKEADVGISVNSATDVVKETADVILTESDLVILKHGILIGREVFGNIMKYIKATASSNFGNMFSVLIASIFLPFLPMLPLQILLLNFIYDLSCMSVPWDTMDKDYLQKPKKWRVNSIGKFMVWFGPTSSIFDITTYLLMFFVIGPAIVGGDFTSLTHTNQIYFIALFQSGWFIESLWSQTMVLHALRTDKIPFVQSSASATLTIVTSLGMVVGTIIPFTPIGKALGLTAVPGSYWIWLIATIFSYLLLATIVKSVYIHRYKNFI, via the coding sequence ATGAGAAATGTAGGTAAAACCAATTTAAAACCCAATTACGAAAAGTTTGCTAAGGCAAGTATTCGTGAGTTGTTTAAAGATTTTGATATCACGACGACGGGCCTTAATCAAACCCAGGTTCAAAAAATGCGCAATAGATTTGGTCCTAATAGACTAACGGATAATGCCAAGAAATCAATTCTTAGTGCTATCTTAGGAGCTTACGTCACGCCGTTCACAATCGTTTTAGTTTGCATTGGCTTAGCGTCTTTTACTACCGACGTGGTTTTAGCTCCACCTGGGGAACGTAACTATTTGGGCAGTGGAATAATTTTTGGAATGGTAATTATAAGCGGAACGATGACCCTTATACAGTCATTACGATCTACAAAAGCCGTAGAACAACTAAAAACCATGATTAAATCCGTCACCAAAGTTAAAAGAGCGCACGGAACCCAAAAAATTCCAGTAGATCAAGTGGTTTGTGGGGATATCGTACGACTTTCTGTTGGAGACATGGTTCCTGCTGACATGCGATTAATTAAGTCGAAAGATTTATTGGTTTCTGAAGCATCACTCACCGGCGAAAGCTATCCAGTGGAAAAGAACCATTTGCAATCTAAAAAAACCGTCAAAAGCGAAACGGACTATGAAAATTTAGTTTTTATGGGAAGCTACGTTACTAACGGGCAAGCTGAAGGTCTGGTAATAGCGACTGGAAACCAAACTTTGTTCGGTGGGATTGCTCATTCGGCATCAGTTACGCCAACCGAAACTAATTTCGACCTAGGAATACGAAAAACTTCGTATCTATTTATAAAATTCACTGTAATAATGACTACCGTTATTTTCTTGATTAACGGACTAACCAAAGGGGATTGGCTAGAAGCGTTATTATTTGGTCTTTCAGTAGCAGTCGGACTTACCCCCGAAATGCTACCAATGATTGTTACTACCAATTTAGTTAAGGGAGCAACTAAAATGGCCAAAAGTGGAACGATTATTAAAAATTTAAAAGCCATTCAGAATTTAGGTGCGATTGACGTTTTATGTACGGATAAGACGGGTACGTTAACCCAAAATCAATTTGCCTTAAACCATTATTTAAATTGGCAAGGGACGACGGACGAGGAAACTTTAAAATGGGCGTATTTAAACAGTCGTTACCAAACTGGTTTTAACAATCCGTTAGATCAAGCCGTTATCAACGCAGCTATCCCGGAAGTTAAGGCTCAAGCAGCTAATTACCAAAAGATTGACGAAATTCCTTTCGATTTCGAACGTCGACGGATGACAGTTATCCTCAAAGATCAAGCTAAGCAACATTACGAATTAGTTACCAAAGGTGCGGTTGAAGAGATGCTTGAAATCACCAGCACAGTTTACGCTGCAGGCAAGTTAGTTCCGTTAACAAACGACGTTAAACATAAAATTTTACGGCAAGTTAGGCAACTAAACCAAGCTGGTTTGCGAGTAGTGGCGGTTGCTCATAAGCGGTTAGAAACCGCCCCGAACACTTGTTCTGTAAAAGATGAAACCAACCTGAGTTTTATTGGAATCCTTTCTTTCTTAGATGCTCCTAAGCCAACTGCTAAACAAGCCCTATCAGCTTTGAAGGCAAAGGGGATCACCATCAAAGTTTTGTCGGGGGATAATGCGATTGTCACTAAAGCGATCTGTCAGCAAGTCGGTTTAAGGATAACTGGTATAGTGAGCGGAGAAAATATTGGTCACTTAACCGACCAAAAACTAGGGAAGGTGGCCACCGAAAATAACGTTTTCGTAAAACTGACCCCGCAAAACAAACGGAGAATCATAAAAGCGTTGAGGGAAAATAAGCATACCGTGGGCTTTTTAGGCGACGGAATTAATGACGTCCCAGCAATTAAAGAGGCTGACGTTGGAATATCCGTCAATTCGGCCACGGACGTAGTAAAAGAAACCGCGGACGTAATTTTAACGGAAAGCGACTTAGTTATTTTGAAACATGGGATATTAATTGGCCGGGAAGTATTTGGCAACATCATGAAGTATATTAAAGCAACCGCGAGTTCTAACTTCGGGAACATGTTTTCCGTATTAATCGCAAGTATCTTCCTACCATTTTTACCGATGCTACCTCTGCAAATTCTTTTATTAAACTTCATTTATGACCTTTCCTGTATGTCAGTTCCTTGGGACACGATGGATAAAGACTATTTACAAAAGCCTAAAAAATGGCGGGTTAACAGCATTGGCAAATTTATGGTTTGGTTTGGTCCAACTAGCTCCATTTTTGATATTACCACCTATTTACTAATGTTTTTCGTGATTGGACCCGCAATTGTGGGCGGTGATTTTACAAGTTTAACGCACACAAATCAGATTTATTTCATCGCACTTTTCCAAAGTGGATGGTTTATCGAATCACTCTGGTCCCAGACCATGGTTTTACACGCACTAAGAACTGATAAAATTCCTTTCGTTCAAAGTAGCGCTTCGGCCACTTTAACGATCGTAACTAGCTTGGGCATGGTCGTTGGAACCATTATTCCATTCACTCCAATCGGCAAAGCACTAGGCTTAACTGCTGTCCCAGGTAGCTACTGGATTTGGTTAATAGCAACCATTTTTAGCTATCTTTTGCTCGCTACAATCGTTAAATCAGTTTATATCCATCGTTATAAGAATTTTATCTAA
- the folE gene encoding GTP cyclohydrolase I FolE has translation MNLPKIEKAVSDLLEGIGEDPQREGLVETPKRVAKAYAELFAGLNHQATDFTDYKIFHVDEEPEMVLVQKIPFYSVCEHHLLPFFGNVDVAYVPKDGKVIGISKIPRLVDFVVKRPGMQEKVTTQISSELTKILDPQGVAVTVSARHLCMEMRGINQSNLFTYTSKMTGVFKNDQALRANFFQQVGQQNA, from the coding sequence TTGAACCTACCCAAAATTGAAAAAGCAGTTAGTGATTTATTAGAAGGGATTGGAGAAGACCCCCAACGAGAAGGCTTGGTGGAAACGCCTAAAAGAGTGGCAAAAGCTTATGCAGAGCTTTTTGCGGGGCTAAACCACCAGGCGACCGATTTTACCGATTATAAGATCTTCCACGTAGACGAAGAGCCCGAAATGGTTTTAGTTCAAAAGATTCCGTTTTATTCGGTATGTGAGCACCATCTGTTACCGTTTTTTGGTAACGTCGACGTCGCTTACGTCCCTAAGGATGGTAAGGTCATTGGCATTAGCAAAATCCCCCGGTTAGTTGACTTTGTTGTTAAACGGCCCGGCATGCAAGAAAAAGTAACTACCCAAATCAGCAGCGAATTAACTAAGATTTTAGATCCTCAAGGGGTCGCAGTCACCGTGTCAGCACGGCATTTATGTATGGAAATGCGTGGCATTAACCAATCAAACTTGTTTACCTATACTTCAAAAATGACCGGGGTATTTAAAAATGACCAAGCCTTACGGGCTAACTTTTTCCAACAGGTCGGACAACAAAATGCCTAA
- a CDS encoding multidrug effflux MFS transporter, with amino-acid sequence MKNVQKQVPSLMIIIALVGFPQISESIFTPVLPALSANLNVADRTGQLVMSTYFIAFAVGVLFWGKRSDTKGRKPAMLEGLLVYLVGNVGLFFAPNFLTIIFFRLIQSFGASVGSVVTQTIMRESFSGSKGAKVFANVGAALALSPAIGPLLGGYAQTYFGYRSVFGVLIVIAVSLIIYTGARLPETNPAIGVKGPKISLIAVVRRLFTDRNVLAYGLLISGINGILFSFYAEAPFIFIDHFRFSPVQYGIIGIIIALSSIIGAIMVNKLVLIWSPTKIIKLGLIFSLLGGLFMFLTVLQDSIIGFIIGTFIVFLGLYTVLPLSLNLALVGYEKIIGVASGIFSFAYYLVISFLTYLISMFHTGWVGTLPIYILIVVGIMTLVYWLRFNNQ; translated from the coding sequence ATGAAAAACGTCCAAAAACAAGTTCCATCTTTAATGATTATCATCGCATTAGTGGGCTTCCCACAAATTAGTGAATCCATCTTCACTCCCGTCCTCCCTGCCTTGAGCGCTAATTTAAATGTAGCCGATCGGACTGGTCAGTTAGTAATGAGCACTTACTTTATTGCTTTTGCGGTGGGGGTATTATTTTGGGGTAAGCGTTCGGATACTAAGGGCCGCAAACCTGCAATGTTAGAAGGCTTATTAGTCTACCTTGTCGGCAACGTCGGACTATTTTTTGCGCCTAATTTTCTAACGATAATTTTCTTTAGATTGATCCAATCTTTCGGAGCTAGCGTGGGTTCGGTAGTGACCCAAACAATCATGCGAGAAAGTTTCTCGGGAAGTAAGGGAGCTAAGGTTTTCGCAAACGTGGGCGCAGCCTTAGCCCTCTCCCCTGCTATTGGCCCACTGCTTGGTGGATACGCCCAAACTTACTTTGGCTATCGAAGCGTTTTTGGTGTGCTAATCGTTATTGCAGTTTCATTGATAATTTATACCGGGGCGCGGTTGCCAGAAACCAATCCGGCAATCGGTGTGAAAGGGCCCAAAATTTCTTTGATTGCGGTAGTTCGGCGTCTTTTTACAGATCGTAATGTATTGGCCTATGGTTTATTGATCAGCGGAATTAACGGAATTTTATTTAGTTTCTACGCGGAAGCACCGTTTATTTTTATTGATCATTTTCGTTTCTCACCAGTCCAATATGGAATCATAGGGATTATTATTGCCCTGTCCAGCATTATTGGTGCCATAATGGTTAACAAGTTAGTCTTAATCTGGTCGCCCACTAAGATTATTAAATTAGGTTTGATTTTTTCTTTATTGGGCGGACTATTTATGTTCTTAACAGTTTTACAAGATTCAATAATTGGATTTATTATTGGTACCTTTATTGTTTTCTTAGGTTTATACACTGTACTCCCCCTTTCCTTAAACCTTGCTTTAGTAGGTTATGAAAAAATCATTGGGGTGGCTAGTGGAATTTTTAGCTTTGCTTATTACCTCGTGATTAGTTTTCTAACCTATCTAATTAGCATGTTCCACACCGGCTGGGTCGGCACCTTACCAATTTATATTCTTATAGTAGTTGGGATCATGACCCTGGTTTATTGGCTTAGGTTTAATAATCAGTAA
- a CDS encoding LCP family protein: protein MRTKKAFIYAGSIVLTILVVGILLFKFYEYKAFKTIKTSSFSVSNKINRRKPISVLLLGVDTGSDGRIDRGLSDSMMITTLNPQTKQTLIYSIPRDSLAEIKTNGTKKDVQKINAAYEIGKAPIAKKTVSAFLGVPLDYSVTIDMGALKDLVDFVGGVTVKTDIDVSFDGQTIPKGTHHLNGKEALAYTRMRYQDPRGDYGRQLRQQEVLMQIVHKLQAPQYMLRIPSLMNKLGSHISTDLTTQQIEKLIKHYHQCTKHVVTKQLIGREAWINGSSYQVIATSNLQMASNQLRKTLGLTSKKLNNTETRLNALNKDYFSDPNSTMYDTAGLDTTYYTDNTY from the coding sequence ATGAGAACGAAAAAAGCATTTATTTATGCAGGGTCAATCGTACTAACAATTTTAGTGGTGGGAATTTTACTTTTTAAATTTTACGAATATAAAGCGTTTAAAACCATAAAAACGAGCTCTTTTTCGGTATCTAATAAAATTAACCGGCGTAAGCCGATTTCTGTGCTGTTATTAGGTGTCGACACGGGCTCTGATGGACGGATTGACCGAGGGTTATCCGATTCGATGATGATTACAACGTTAAATCCGCAAACTAAACAAACGCTAATTTACTCAATTCCAAGAGATTCATTAGCCGAAATTAAAACTAATGGTACTAAGAAGGACGTTCAGAAAATTAATGCAGCTTATGAAATCGGTAAAGCCCCAATTGCTAAGAAAACTGTTAGCGCTTTTTTAGGTGTTCCGCTTGATTATAGCGTAACCATTGATATGGGAGCTTTAAAAGATTTAGTTGATTTTGTGGGTGGGGTAACCGTTAAAACTGATATTGACGTTAGTTTTGATGGCCAAACAATTCCCAAAGGTACCCATCATTTAAACGGTAAAGAAGCCTTAGCTTATACCAGGATGCGCTACCAAGATCCGCGTGGTGATTATGGCCGTCAACTACGCCAGCAAGAAGTTTTAATGCAAATCGTGCATAAATTACAGGCTCCGCAATATATGCTAAGGATACCGTCTTTAATGAATAAGTTAGGCTCACACATTAGTACTGATTTAACTACGCAGCAAATCGAGAAGTTAATTAAGCATTATCACCAATGTACGAAACACGTGGTAACAAAACAATTAATCGGTCGCGAAGCATGGATCAACGGAAGCTCTTACCAAGTAATTGCCACCAGCAACTTGCAAATGGCTTCAAACCAGCTCCGAAAAACACTTGGACTAACGTCGAAAAAGTTAAACAATACAGAGACAAGGCTGAATGCTTTAAACAAGGATTATTTTAGTGATCCTAACAGTACCATGTACGATACTGCAGGATTGGATACCACTTACTATACGGACAATACTTATTAG
- a CDS encoding bifunctional folylpolyglutamate synthase/dihydrofolate synthase — translation MPKMTYEDLIQKLNHNMLVSYQERVPLLKTVLAALGHPDLNYRIIHLAGTNGKGSTGAMLAKSLENAGYRVGHFSSPAMIDQREQIQINGSMIEKEAFVALYKKITQKLPQTITPASISIFEWFTLIMLEYFAENGVEWAIIEAGLGGANDATNIIEHPAAVVFTHIDYDHVQILGDTLEQIAQNKAGIIKKGAPVFIAPKQTQQVRVTLEKVAAQKRATSVTQAAPGTIQVINRAVTGFKVNIHTKTTTIAETAFKLLGDYQIDNLTTVVTVYEWLFNQQVINDWQPLIEMMQQIQIPGRFQVLQRNPLVILDGAHNVDGTQALIKGLSNLNANHKLFFILGFLKDKDYSGMLHLYAKTADRIFAVQPDNPSRALRPTTIQSMLGNKVGGSYRNLHTALQQALTLADADTTIVVTGSFYLIKDLEVPNVSNAN, via the coding sequence ATGCCTAAAATGACTTATGAAGACTTAATTCAAAAGCTAAATCATAATATGCTGGTTAGTTACCAAGAGCGCGTCCCGTTGCTAAAAACAGTCCTCGCAGCCCTAGGACATCCCGACTTAAATTATCGAATCATCCACTTAGCGGGGACCAATGGGAAGGGGTCTACAGGCGCCATGCTTGCAAAAAGCCTCGAAAACGCGGGCTACCGCGTGGGTCATTTTTCAAGCCCGGCAATGATTGACCAACGCGAACAAATTCAAATTAACGGCTCGATGATTGAAAAAGAAGCTTTTGTGGCTTTATACAAAAAAATCACGCAAAAACTTCCCCAAACTATCACACCGGCAAGTATTTCAATCTTTGAATGGTTTACGTTGATTATGTTGGAATATTTTGCTGAAAATGGTGTGGAGTGGGCAATTATCGAAGCAGGACTCGGCGGTGCAAATGACGCAACCAACATTATTGAACATCCCGCAGCGGTCGTTTTCACCCACATTGATTACGACCACGTACAAATTTTAGGTGATACCCTAGAACAAATTGCGCAAAATAAGGCGGGAATTATCAAAAAAGGTGCGCCAGTCTTTATCGCTCCCAAACAAACCCAGCAGGTACGCGTAACCCTTGAGAAAGTGGCAGCCCAAAAACGTGCTACCTCAGTAACCCAAGCAGCTCCGGGAACAATTCAAGTGATTAACCGTGCGGTAACTGGTTTCAAAGTCAATATTCATACCAAGACCACTACCATTGCAGAAACGGCGTTTAAATTGCTGGGCGATTACCAGATTGATAATTTAACGACCGTGGTAACGGTTTACGAATGGCTGTTTAATCAGCAAGTAATTAACGATTGGCAACCACTAATAGAAATGATGCAGCAAATTCAGATTCCGGGTAGATTTCAAGTTTTGCAACGGAATCCGTTGGTTATTTTAGACGGGGCTCATAACGTGGACGGCACTCAAGCCCTGATTAAGGGATTATCCAATTTGAACGCCAATCACAAATTATTTTTTATTTTAGGGTTCTTAAAAGACAAAGATTACTCAGGAATGTTGCACTTGTATGCTAAAACGGCCGATCGGATTTTTGCGGTTCAACCAGACAATCCATCCCGAGCACTACGTCCGACAACGATTCAGAGCATGTTAGGCAATAAAGTCGGGGGTAGTTATCGGAACCTACATACCGCTTTGCAACAGGCTTTGACATTAGCTGATGCAGATACGACCATTGTAGTTACCGGTTCGTTTTATTTGATCAAGGATCTGGAGGTACCGAATGTTTCCAATGCCAACTAA
- a CDS encoding non-canonical purine NTP pyrophosphatase, which produces MFPMPTNFIIASNNKNKTRELIQIFEWFGQQAISYQSLIGRVDFPAEGTTSYYENALTKANWIAQKLPGKWIVADDTGMMLEACPQSLGITTSRDLHMDQTTDSALNQQILKMVANQSRAVTMQSTLVAVNQPHVLKATGKFVGQISAEPRGNNGKSFDLILEVPGKNATLAELPNDEKIPLLHRAKAVQNLLNSYFI; this is translated from the coding sequence ATGTTTCCAATGCCAACTAACTTCATAATTGCTTCCAATAATAAAAATAAAACTAGGGAACTGATTCAGATTTTTGAATGGTTTGGGCAGCAGGCAATTTCTTACCAGTCTCTGATAGGGCGAGTTGACTTTCCGGCGGAAGGCACCACAAGTTATTATGAAAATGCACTTACCAAGGCCAACTGGATTGCTCAAAAACTTCCGGGAAAGTGGATCGTGGCTGACGATACTGGGATGATGTTAGAAGCGTGCCCCCAAAGTTTAGGAATCACTACTTCGCGAGATTTACACATGGACCAAACTACGGATTCGGCGTTAAACCAACAAATTTTAAAGATGGTTGCCAATCAAAGTAGGGCAGTAACCATGCAGTCTACTTTGGTGGCGGTAAACCAACCTCACGTCCTTAAGGCAACCGGGAAATTTGTTGGGCAAATTAGTGCCGAGCCCCGCGGAAACAATGGGAAAAGTTTTGATTTGATATTGGAAGTTCCGGGAAAAAACGCTACGCTAGCGGAACTGCCTAACGACGAAAAAATACCGCTACTGCACCGGGCAAAGGCGGTTCAGAATTTATTGAACAGCTACTTTATATAA
- the folP gene encoding dihydropteroate synthase — MEIYERHLQFSSQLENKIWDDLLNRQRNLALKVIADDTTKLRLLAKLLDQMDLIHTVEGLKVDLLLPRVNLALFKKKLTEIFNDPSLDRQIDELNQKYRVLWQAGRFEFNLTERPVIYGILNVTPDSFYDGGWYQSKTAILKRVTEMVNAGVDVIEVGGQTTRPGFVEITPEEELKRVTQVLDLIQKNFNQVAVAIDTYKYAVMERVIDYVDIINDVNAFTDDHRKLELLRNSNVGLLTMHSARNKDYDNLTAEMKAFFEENIATLVQNGININRIALDQGIGYAKKADGYQDYAMMKNIDQFNYLNRPMMIAISRKGFGAKLFGLPKEDRLPVTLVAEAYMYLHGGRILRVHDIAETVQLAKMLDVIQNGYWFGS; from the coding sequence ATGGAAATCTACGAACGGCATTTGCAATTTAGCAGTCAATTGGAAAATAAAATATGGGATGACCTACTTAACCGGCAGCGTAATTTAGCGTTAAAGGTAATTGCTGATGACACTACGAAGTTAAGGTTGTTAGCCAAACTATTAGACCAGATGGACTTAATTCATACAGTGGAGGGGCTGAAAGTAGACCTGCTTTTACCACGGGTTAACTTAGCCCTTTTTAAGAAAAAGTTGACGGAAATTTTTAATGACCCGAGTTTAGATCGACAAATCGACGAACTAAATCAAAAATATCGGGTACTTTGGCAAGCTGGTCGTTTTGAATTTAACCTTACTGAACGTCCCGTAATTTATGGGATTTTAAACGTCACTCCCGATTCTTTTTATGACGGCGGCTGGTACCAAAGCAAAACTGCAATCTTAAAACGGGTCACTGAAATGGTTAACGCCGGAGTAGACGTTATCGAAGTCGGTGGTCAAACTACTCGGCCAGGCTTTGTAGAAATCACCCCGGAAGAAGAGCTCAAACGAGTTACCCAGGTACTTGACCTAATTCAAAAGAACTTTAATCAAGTGGCGGTGGCAATTGATACTTACAAATACGCGGTAATGGAACGGGTGATCGATTATGTCGACATCATTAACGACGTCAACGCCTTTACCGATGATCACCGAAAGCTGGAACTGCTGCGTAATTCTAATGTTGGACTGCTAACGATGCACAGCGCGCGTAATAAAGATTACGATAACCTTACGGCAGAAATGAAGGCGTTCTTTGAAGAAAATATTGCTACGCTAGTTCAAAACGGAATTAATATTAATCGAATTGCGTTAGATCAGGGGATTGGTTACGCGAAAAAAGCGGATGGTTACCAAGACTACGCAATGATGAAAAACATCGACCAGTTTAATTACCTAAACCGGCCCATGATGATTGCCATTTCGAGAAAAGGGTTTGGGGCTAAATTGTTCGGGTTACCAAAAGAAGATCGGCTCCCGGTAACGCTGGTGGCTGAGGCATATATGTATCTGCATGGCGGCCGGATTCTGCGAGTCCACGACATTGCCGAAACGGTTCAACTAGCTAAAATGTTGGACGTCATCCAAAATGGGTATTGGTTTGGTAGTTAG
- a CDS encoding YfcC family protein produces MSKKFKFKMPSAYTVLVFIIIMIGILTWFIPSGHYAMDKAGRIIAGTYQQTGYRPQGIWDICMAPIIGMIGNKYTDGAISISLFILVIGGFLGVVNKTEALDKGINQIVYKLQGREKALIIILMILFSLGGTTFGMGEETIAFYPLLIPVMMKVGFDSLTAVGIALIGTQIGCLASTVNPFATGVASQTINISMGDGLFSRILLLVLFDVISITFVYRYATKIKKDPTKSLVYGQREADQKRFLQGFDESKAAETEQLTKAQKRVLFIFCLTFVIMIIALIPWSSINPNFTFWDQSVKWLTGIPFIGKLLGTDIVPFGSWYFNEITMLFIVMAVVIMFVTHMKESEFIEAFMNGMSELLSVAIIVAVARGIQVIMNDAAITDTVLHWGEMGLKSLPKTVFIILTYLFYIPMSFLIPSTSGLASATMGILGPMANFAHVAESTVVTAFQAASGWVNLITPTSGIVVGALGIAHVNITIWWKWMAKLMVVLLIATCVYLAVLAII; encoded by the coding sequence ATGAGCAAAAAGTTTAAGTTCAAAATGCCATCCGCGTATACCGTTTTAGTATTTATTATTATTATGATTGGTATTTTAACGTGGTTTATTCCTAGTGGTCACTACGCGATGGATAAAGCCGGGCGCATTATTGCTGGAACTTACCAGCAAACTGGATACCGTCCGCAAGGAATTTGGGATATTTGTATGGCACCCATTATTGGAATGATTGGAAACAAATATACTGATGGCGCCATTTCAATTTCGTTATTTATCTTGGTAATCGGAGGATTTCTAGGAGTTGTTAATAAAACCGAGGCCTTAGATAAGGGGATTAATCAAATCGTCTATAAGTTACAGGGGCGAGAAAAAGCACTCATTATTATTCTAATGATCCTATTTTCCCTTGGTGGAACAACTTTTGGCATGGGGGAAGAGACGATTGCGTTTTATCCCTTACTAATTCCGGTGATGATGAAGGTAGGCTTTGATTCGCTTACTGCCGTTGGGATTGCGTTAATTGGGACCCAAATTGGGTGTTTAGCTTCAACAGTTAACCCGTTTGCTACGGGAGTTGCTTCTCAAACGATTAATATTTCGATGGGAGACGGATTATTTTCCCGGATTCTTTTGTTAGTTTTATTCGACGTGATTAGTATTACGTTTGTTTACCGCTACGCTACTAAAATTAAAAAGGATCCTACTAAATCTTTGGTTTACGGACAACGAGAGGCGGATCAAAAACGCTTTTTGCAAGGATTTGACGAAAGTAAAGCTGCGGAAACCGAGCAATTAACCAAAGCACAAAAACGAGTTCTCTTCATTTTCTGTTTAACCTTCGTGATTATGATAATCGCCTTAATTCCATGGAGTTCAATTAACCCGAACTTCACTTTCTGGGATCAATCGGTAAAATGGCTAACTGGCATTCCATTTATTGGTAAGCTGCTCGGAACGGACATCGTTCCGTTTGGGAGCTGGTACTTCAATGAAATCACCATGCTTTTCATCGTGATGGCGGTTGTAATTATGTTTGTGACCCACATGAAGGAAAGCGAATTTATTGAAGCTTTTATGAATGGAATGAGCGAGTTATTAAGCGTAGCAATCATTGTGGCGGTTGCGCGGGGGATTCAAGTTATCATGAACGACGCTGCAATTACGGATACCGTCCTTCATTGGGGCGAAATGGGGCTCAAGTCGTTACCTAAGACCGTTTTCATTATTTTAACCTACTTGTTCTACATCCCAATGTCATTCCTAATTCCGTCGACTTCTGGATTAGCATCCGCAACGATGGGTATCTTAGGTCCAATGGCAAACTTTGCCCACGTTGCTGAAAGTACCGTAGTAACTGCGTTTCAAGCAGCATCCGGCTGGGTAAACTTGATTACGCCAACGTCTGGAATCGTAGTTGGTGCGCTAGGAATCGCACATGTTAACATTACAATTTGGTGGAAATGGATGGCTAAATTAATGGTCGTTTTATTGATCGCCACGTGTGTATATTTAGCAGTACTAGCAATTATCTAA